atcacaagccacgtgagaaaatatgatttgactgaaagagtagtagatgcttggaacaaacttccagcagacatagttggtaaatccacagtaactgaatttaaacatgcctgggataaacatatatccaccctaagataaaatacaggaaacaatataggggcagactagatggaccattaggtctttttttgctgtcaatcttctatgtttctatgtttctatgaaatgctcaaaaatgggggtgggtcttttttatcaaaataaaccaataagcatcatttttttcagttcatttatatttttcttatgatcaggaatgttcaattttgtatatcaaaccttttgggggaaaatctcttggagatttgtagcctaaaaaaaatataaagtgacacgaaatgctcaaaaatgggggtgggggattcttgatcaaaataaaccaataagcatcaatattttcagttcaattttcatatcattgtgtgcaggaatgttcaaactagtttaccagcaaaaaacgttttcaaaaagaccaaatctaagtacctaaaaaaatatttttggtccgggtccTATGCGACCCGAAACAGTAAAAGGataagttttttccccaaaaaataatttgcccccactccaaaaatatttttatgatcattagcaatgttaaatttagtaaatcaatgcctaagatgttaaaagtactgtattttgaatttggagcctaaaaattttttaaagtgaaaatggttgcaagcagccgggggagGGGTgaaggaggccttatttctgataaaaaaacccaataagcatcatttttttcagttcatttatatttttcttatgttccgAAATGTTCTAACTACCAATCccacaaactttagtaaaattgaacgcattttgcaggctaaactatctataacttgagaaaaagatcacaaaaaaagggggtggggatttttgatcaaaataaaccaataagcataaatttttccagttcaattttcatttcattgtgtgcagaaatgttcaggctaccttccaagtgaaaaaaaagttttaaaattgaccaaacataagcacttcaaatgaagaattctCGGTCCGGGTCAGGCTGACCTGGGAAAagaactttagggactttttttttcagcaagaaagaagacccccacccctccaaaaaaaattctcatagagagaacccctgaaatgatgcaaagttgtgaaatttcaagtttcagatatgcagggaaatattTTTTACAAGGGCtcaaaactttgattttgggtctcacagacccTAACATAACAGCAGTGTTTTAAAGGGTAGtcgcattagaaaggttgagaaccactgtatgggatggaaaataaaatatttggccaagggatttcaTATTGACTGTGTATGTAAATACAATTGTTATATATACTTTCCCAAATTTGTCCTTCTCTTATTTCCTTGAGTGAAGACCTTTAGTGTTTCAGAAATTGCACTTGAGATTCTTAGCCTGGGGCATATGGGGGCCAGAAATGGAATCATTACCCTAAACTTGAATGTTTTAAGCCTGATAAAGATCTTCTTTTCATGCAACTAGTCCATGACGCATTGGTGCCAAAAGCTTGAACACAATGGTTGGGctaacatttttatttgtttgtttgttaatttgtgCCTTCAAGGCAGTGCTGATTCTTGCTAACTGCCTGGATTAGCCCTTTCTGCTTTCATGTCAAGATTTTTCAGAGGTCATTTGCCATTGCTTTTTTCCAAGGGCTGAGATAGAGTGACTGTCTCATGGCCATCCAGTTGGCTTCATGCTTATAGCAGAAcgagaactcacaatctcctattTCTAACCTGATACCATAACCAATAACTACACCAAGATGGCTCTCTTGGTTTAGCATCCTGTCCTAATATATGACTGTTTAATCatagtttattaattaattaaactacAATTATTTAGGGAATTGATTCTGACCAATTCCCTGGCTAGGATCCATTCTAACAATAGAGCTTAAGACTTTTACACCACTTTACAGCCTCTcttagtggtttacagagtcaacctagtGTCCCCCCAAATCCTCATTTTTCTGGACtcagaagactgagtcaaccttgagcctggtgagagctgaactgccaaattgcagccagcCAGCAGGCAGTCGAAGTAGtcagcagtactgcactctaactactgtgtcGCCACAACTCAATTTTAGTAATTTGCAAGCTTCTTCCATTAAAACTAGATAGGGGGATACTTAATTCAATCTCCCATAAAATGATGATCTAAGTTATACAGCCGATACGTTCAACCCATGGCCATCGGTTGCATGCAACCCTGGACAGCTTGTAATGCAGCTCTATCAGATTGCAAGCCTTGAACATTTCTATGTGGTTTTTACAGGTATTGTCATATATTATGCTCTTTGCTTTATACAGCAAAAGGTTAGGCACTCTTGCTATACAGTTTAGTACATATTTATGCTAAACCCATTTCTCTTGCAGAGATGAGACTTGGAATTAAGAGAGAGCTTTGCCTCATATTGAATCTCCATCAGGCTTCTTCAATCTGAATCTCTCTAGATGCCTGATAGATAATATTTAGGTATTCTGGAAGGAGTTCAACAAAAGATTATAGAAACtcaatatagtgttccctcgatgttcgtgggggatgtgttccgaggccacccgcgaaagtcaaatttccgcaaagtagagatgcggaagtaaatacaccatttttggctatggacagtctcacaagccttcccttaacactttaaacccctaaataacCATTTCccattaacaacaatttactcaccattattactggtattcaccattgaataaggcacttagtaatcctgatatttataaacataattatttattaacaataataattttttttgttatttatttgcaaaaaatattaatttggtgatgatgtcatcaggcgggaaaaaccgtggaatagaaaaaaaaccacgaagtattttttaattaatattttttttaaaaccatggtataggctattcgcgaagtttgaacccgcgaaaatagagggaacactgtattactttgATGGGTACAGTACAAAAACTGGGTGATGTATGAAAAAAAGGGGGCATAATGGCTCATCAGTTAAGATGCTGGAAAGTTAATTGCCCAGGTTTGAGACCTGTGCTCTGCATGGTGGGATGAGCTCCTCTATATGTAACAGTTCAAAAGCAGGCAAATGTGAGTAAATAGGTATCACTTGGGTGGGAAgttaacagcattccatgcactTCAGCatgtagtcatgctggccacataacCATGGAAGTGTCTTTAGACAATGCTGGCTTCCccagctaagaaatggagatgccCACTGCCCACTAGAGTCTGAAATGACTGGACAGAGGAAACATTTACCTTTCCAAAAGATACATCTTTCGGTGAGAGTTCATGATATAACCTACAAATGTCTTCCCCCAAAACAGCGGTCTTCATGATATACCTTTCATCACCTCCAGCCTTTCCCCAATAATTGTGCTGGATGAGTAGAGCTATAGCCATAGGCAAACTGGTAGAAGATACATGATGCCATGACATCACAGTGCCACCCCACAAATTATATAATTTGATATAATTTGTATTGTTTAGGTGATATCATGATGAATGTGATGTCACTTTGTAGACATCCATGGTCATGAATGATTCCAAGGAAATAAAGATGGGTAAATACCATATGCGCTATCTAATGTAAGTGAAAGCATTTTCACAATTATATTACACATCATTTTTTGGGGCATCATGGTGGTTTATTATGAATTTTGCTCTTGTGAGACCGTATTATGCAAACTCAGCCACAGAGCACAGCAGATATGAACCTAGGCAATTGAAGTTTATTGAGTAAATAAAGCATGGATTAACATGTAAACATATTCAAGCTGGCCTCATGTGTTGTTCTAAAAGCTTGCTTACTTATGATATTCCGCAGCCATCTCCCATCAGATCAACCTCCATATTATGGATTTAAAAGTCTCATAATTCTCAGCAATGTCCATATTGCCTAAGAAATTCTGGGCATTCAAGTCACCATTTAACCccagagttagttagttagttagttagttagttagttagttagcgattgattgatttacttatttatttattggatttatatgccgcccctctccgaagactcggggcggctaacagcaatcataaaacagcgtacaataataatccaatactaagaacgatTAAAAacgcattaatataaaaaaccaaacatacataaagacataccatgcataaaattgtaaaggcctagggggaaagggaatctcaattcccccatgcctggcagcagaggtgggttttaagtagcttgcgaaaggcaaggagggtgggggcaattctaatctctggggggagttggttccagagggccggggccaccacagagaaggctcttcccctgggtcccgccaagcggcattgtttagttgatgggacccggagaagatccactctgtgggatctaactggtcgctgggatttgttcagcagaaggcggtccctgagataatctggtccagtgccatgaagggctttataggtcataaccaacactttgaattgtgaccggaaactgcatcggcaaccaatgcagactgcggagtgttggtgtaacatgggcatatttgggaaagcccatgattgctctcgcagctgcattctgcacgatgtgaagtttccaaacatttttcaaaggtagccccaggtagagagcgttacagtagtcgagcctcgaggggatgagggcatgagtgactgtgagttagGACAACTAGGCACATTCAAGTACTTAGTCTGAGCTCAGTGTGCATTCATAGACAACCAGTTTTTTTCTTCTCCATAATACAGAAACTCATTCCAATCTAATCAAAGTTCTACTGATTAGAATCAATCTCATTTAGTTCTTTGAGTTAAGTCAAGGTTGGTTGGGTGCTGCATTTAACTCTGCTGGCCTGGCTAGTGAGTAAGCTTCAGCTATCTAAGTTCATACAACACTCCTGTCATGTTTTTCAATTTTGGCGACTTTAAAGAACCGGATTTCAACATGGCTTGGCAGCCATGGCAATCTAAGTtctcaaggttgagaaatatttttCTAAATTGAAATCATGTAAATCCCATTATGACTTATCTGTGAACCCAGCAATAGCAACCACCACAACAAAGTGTATTTGTGGGAGGGTCCCCTTTCAACCATTCATCATTATATGGTTGGGCAAAGAAATGTAGTTGGTATGAATGTAGTACTCCCGCACCAGTCATTCATCCTGTTCCGCCCTTCTGCCATGCAAGCCTTTCTTCTTTGGGAATGCCCTATTGTGAGAAACTATCCACCCTCACCTTCAGattcaataaaatgaaaatagtcACATGATAAATGCTTTGAGCCCATGactgaaaaaaaattttttttttccagtagTAGATTCTCAGGTTAGCATCAgagttacacacacatacacacaaaaggcAAAGGCAAACTGCTATATACAAAAGCATTAATTTTATtcaggttatatatatatatatatatatttaaaaagaggaaaaaaaactggCTTTTGGTATGAAATGCATGCAAGAGCAATTGCAAAAAATTATAAACAACATGTCTAAAAGGCCACATTCCCTTTCTTCATAAAATACTGTACAACAAATCACAGCTTCAAAAacatagatatatatagagagtaACCATTTCCACCCCCCATCCCACATCATGCTATTGAACAGAATGTGATTTCTGAGCAATTACAGGCCATTGGGGATTGGGTAATGGAGGAGAGAGGGCAAGAACACCCAAAGGCATTTTTCGAAAACTACTTGAAAACAGGACATTGATTCAATACCTATCTACTTACACTAAATTCTTCTATCACAAATCAAAGGTTCTCTTCAAAAGAATAAATCTACTTAGTGGtaacagtgagagagaggaaaaaatactGCTGGGCCAGAAATGTTGGGAAATTGTGGAGCCGGACGCTCTGTTCTCCATAGAGATGTTCATTATGCAGTTCTGTTGCTCTCAGGGAAGCCACCTGTAATGAGCTTTCATGATGGCAACATCATCATCACAACGGCTTGACTCTCTTACACATAGTTCTTGCTGGGGTAATCGCTGCGGGGTTGAGAGACAGCAGATGTGTACCGAGCACTGTAGTTGTTGCTCTCTTTCTTGGGACAATTGCAGCACAGCAATCCTCCTCCCAGGATCATCAAAGCTGCCGCGGCCCAACCAAGGTAGAGGGATGAGCCCAGCTCTCTCTTCTGAGCCTCCACAATTAATGGGCTGTAGAACTCCCGGATGATAGTATTGGCTGACCAACAGACTGGGATGAGGCAAAGGATTCCTGCTGCCACAAAGATGGCCCCAGCGACAATGATGATACGTGCCTTGGCATCCTCGTCCTCCACACAGTTGGTGCATTTGGCACCCACAATGCAAACCATCAGGCCGAAGAGGGCCAGAAGCACGCTGATGACCATGAGAGCCCGGGCGGCTTGCATATCTTGAGGGAGAGCCAGCATGGAGTCATAGACTTTGCATTGCATCTGGCCAGTGCTCTGCACCACACAGTTCATCCACAGCCCTTCCCAAGTGGTCTGGGCTGTCACAATGTTGATGCCGATGAAAGCCGTCACTTTCCACATAGGCAAGGCGCACGTGATGATGGCCCCAATCCAGCCCACTACAGACAGGGCCATGCCCATGATTTGAAAAGCAGCTGACACCATAATTCAAGGTAGGCAGTCCTGGAGAGAAATAACAATGTACCATAAAAATTATGTGAAATGTTACCATAATGTAACAGTGCACCAAATCACTACATTTAATATTTGCCAAGGATGCAGCTAGAACCATCCATGGATTTCCCACCACTTTGAAACAGGAAACACATAGAGCCTTTAACAGGAATCCAAAATGATCTCATGCaaacaaagaggaaaaaaccccAGGAAAATTCATTCAAATTTATTTTCAGGATGTAACCTACCTTGTTTGCATCTAATGCGAGGGCTGTGCGGggttccttggtgctttctgggcttgcttgttttcttgcagacctttcattaccctaactaggtaatatcatcagtgcaagCACTGGGAGCTCTAGTTGCCCAGTCAAATCTGTCATTTTGATGTCACTGACTCTCCCACCCCACAAATTTGCAATCACTGTCTCTTACAGTTTGTTAACTGTTAGCCCCCCTAAAAAGTACTTCAGTTCTGCTGTAGGGACCAAGCCATGCTTCCTTTGGCACCTACGGTTTTCTCTATACAGTATCtgatccacccagtcacatgacacaccccagccatgcctacccaggttttgtggctcccggtgttttgttttctgtgggaaatgggtctgtctgtctgtctgtctgtctctgtgtcctctctctctctatttctgtctcttctctctctctgtgtgtgtgcctcttctctctttctctcctctctccctccctccctctctctctctgtatgtgtatatgtatgtgtcttctctctctcttgacccTGGAGGAGGGTGGTGGGAATCTGACGTCCGGAGAGATGCTCTAAGaaccctaaaaaaaaaaaaaccccaacaagtgAGTGCATGTTTTGTGAAGCAGTCTCCTTCCCAGCCATTCTGCATCCATGTGCAAGAGGAGGTTTCTGCAAGAATACGTATTTGGGTATAAAATACAGTTCTTCCCCTTTGAATGTCTatatgcctttctctctctctctctctgtgtgtgtgtgtgtgtgtgtttgcacaaGAACAGACTGAATAATATAACTTGTCCATGCAGGTGCAAGGCTTTTTGCACTAAGGGTCCAGCCATCACCACCATTAGGACTACAGCTCTTTCATTTCTCTTCCGCAACTGGAGGACAAGGAGCCGCAGcatagggatgaaagagccacatgtagtTCTGGTTATCAATACCCAGtgcagagtctcctgcttgggtgggggttggactagatgacctgcaaggttgtTAGTACATATCTGTACCTAATCTGTAAATCCAGGTTAAAAAAAGAGTCCTTGCTCTAATCCAGTAAAGTTTCCTTGTGGCAAACCTTTGAGAAGTTagaacagtatttcccaaccatggcaactttaagataggtggaccatctcccaggattccccaggcaGTAGCATACTGGGGTGGGGGAGAGTAAtatttggagttgaagtccacctatcttaaaattgctaaggttgaaaaacattgctctAGACAAACATAATAAAAATGAAGACAGTTAATCTAAACTTCAGACAAACAAAAAGAGGTCATAAGAGCCAACCATCATTGGAAGTTACAGAGCCCATTGTGCTGATATTACAGACTCCCTATTGCAGAGCCGGTTTTCCCCGGCCAACCTTCCCCCATCTCCCACCCTGTAGTAAGGATTATCTGTGTACTTGCTCCCCACGCAAACTCTTAAGAATTCCTCACTCATCCCATTGCTTGCCCATTATAGGGCTTAAATATTAGGTGAAGGTAAAGGGACtccttttaaaaatagtatttattCTCCAAATTCCAGACTGCTTTTTTCGTCCCACgaaataggacagtgatggcaaacctttttttgctcaggtgccaaaagggtgtatgtgCACgagatagcatgtgtgcatgtgcctacACTGATAATGCAATGTCTACCCCTCTGTGCATGTATGCTTCCCCTggcatgcacacaatcccacCCCCACCCTGCTCATGTGCACAGGCTTCTGTGAAGCCTtcagacttctggtgggcccgctgggctgtttttcgctctccccagggttcaggaaagcctcctgaagcttggggagaatgaaaaatggccaaacggaaatttggaaatgaacttccagttgggccatttttcaccatcctcagacttccctggagatggtgaaaaatgcctccaaatcagctggccagcacgcatatgtgcgctggagctgacatagggcaatgctttgcgtgccctcagatatggcttggCATACCATCTGTGGCACGTATGCCAGAAGTTCATCATCATTGGAATAGAACatctaaaataaataaggaagtggAGAGTTCTTTCCTTGCTCCCTGGAGATTGATTCTTGACCCAGTTGGTTCTGGTTAAAAGCTGGGTAGCTGGTAGGCATTTTGCAAGTCTGGAAAATATAACTGATAAAACTTTTCTGTGGCAACCAAACCATgaaaggatcccccccccccccccagcattggTGTAAGTAGTCCCATTCTGACAATATGCCCTTGACAGAAGGAACCATTGCTTGTTCACAGGGAGGACATTTTATATGTAAATGATCTCACAATGCAGTTTTGGGCATCCTTGACTTAAGAAAAGATGTTAAGTTAGAGGAGACAAAGTTAGAATATCCAGAAGCTGCATTCAACCCCCAGGTTCTTAGGTGTACATGTGTTTTATAATTGTTTCTAGATGTTTATTTATGGTAATTGTGTTGTTGGGACATGGAGGCAGTTAAGCCATGTATAGTATGCCACCTGGAGCCACTTGGATTGCaagttctatgtttctaagttaaatAAATAGCCTTAGTCGCATAAAGCCACAATGGTATTTAAAACTGTGGCTTGGAAAGTCCTCCTTTCAAGTCCTTCCAGCTCAGCATGGGAATTCACTAGTCACTCTATCACTCAGCCCAACTTACCTTACTGGTTTGTTGTTATGGAAAAATTGGAGGAGGCTACGCTATGCATAATGTTGCTTGAGCTCCCAAAGGAAAGGAGGGGTATGAGGAGTGATGTGAGAAAGAAATGTATAACAATTGGCTCAATGGGTGCCATTGCCACCATTAGGCTCCAAACCACCAAATAACTGAATGGCACTCTACGTATTGTGGCCGGGAATTCTTGCTCTCAAAATTCCTGAAAAATTACCAGTCACCTTCTGTGGCCCTACGCAAGCTGACTACAGTACCTGTCAATTCAAAAGTAAATCTATCAATGATGAAGATTAATGGCTGAGTCAAATGGGATTTGAACTTAGTTTTCCCAGTTACAACGGCAACGTTTTAACCATTACCAAATAAAGCTTAGACATTTCACTGTAAAACTATAACCTGCAAAAATTGGGGTTTGACCCATGCCCTATAAAGCCATTGTTCTACCATTCTTTGAGCAGATCCTGTGCTCCAattcagcaatttgcctcccctTTAATTTGCAAATGAATCTGTAATTGCATCCTAGTTACAAATTCTGCTTTTTAAATTCTCCCACCACCCAGCCAAGCCAAAAATTTAAATCAAGCTTATAGCTCTCCTTTAGAGATGCAGAATAAATCAGAATCTGATACTTGAGATGCAATTGCAaactaaaatgtttttaaaagtcaGATCATGAAAGAAATTAGGGTATATGTGAATACTGTACAAGAGTTTCCATCACAATATCATTCTCATTTCTCTGAATTTGCATTATGTTCTACAACTGATGATTTAAAAAGCTAATTTTGTCATTTTGCCAAGTATCTATTAAATTCTTCAAGACTATGCTCACACTTTCACCATGAATCATGCTGTCTCCCAATCATGTCCAAATTACCAAATAGCTATcagtatacagtatttacaagAGTTTATGAGGTAACCCATTTCCTGATTTTCAAACATCCTGCTTGATTAATTGTTttggaaaagtaaaatatattttgcatGAGTCTTATTCAATATTTTTGGTACTAATTTTGATTAAGCTTAGTAGTTGGTTTTTTTGCTAGTTTTTCAAGTTTATCCACCACCTGATGACCTTTTTTTTGGCCAAGAAGTGATTTCCAGTGATCTCCCTACAGTAAAGCtcagaaagagtgactggccaaaAGTTACGCAATTAGTTTCATTCCTATGGAAGAATTAGAACTCATGTATTCCTGCTCCTGGTCCAGCATTTTTATTAACTGTAATTCTTTAGCTATAAGAATTGCAAAATTCTAGACCTTGGTCAGTTTtaattcagaaatgattttttcctCCACTACAGTCTTAGGATCTCAAACTATGTAGGTCATGGGTTTGCTACAAATGGAGATTTGAGATATGATATTTGAATATTTTGCTATCATCAATGACCAAGTGGGAAAGAGTAATTAACACCTGCTGCaattgttaacaaaagaaaatggaGAGATCACAAGGTTTATGCACAAATCGTGACTGCTAACTCACCATGGCAGATGTCATATGTGATACCAAtgtcatttagacttatatactgcttcatgttgctttacaaccctcttcaTGGTGTTTTACAGCCCTACAATGTTGGCATATGCCTTtaacaatctggtcctcattttaccaacatcagaaagatggaaggctggatcaaccttgagcctggtgagcaTCAAACTGCTGACAACATGCAGAAAGCAGAAGtagcctggaatactgcattctagccactggaCCACCACAACTCATAGGAATAGGAAGCAAAGGCCAAACCAAACTTGGAGTCATTTACTTAAATGGGCAGGGAAGGAAGTCAGGTggctgaatcttttttttttcccctggaggaaaatttgttttggttttttaaaagatgatGTTGACATTTGACTCAGGAAAATCAGCCCAAGCCTGACTCAGCCTAAAAGTGGTTTGGCTTCAAATACAAGGGTTACCCCAACTCATCACTCAAACAATTGTTCCAAGTCCAGCTCAGGCACTTgatttatttttcccccctttctttatcTCATCTTGAGTTCAACTCTTTCCCCAATTAGTCATGTACTTAGAATATAAATGGCTTTTGTGCAATTAGTTTCTTTCCCCCTTTGATTGCAACAGGTCAAAGATAGTTGTACTATAGGCTGTCTCAGTAGCTGAATCATCCCTAGTGCCCTCAGGGCTGTATGGGAGTCATCTGGAGTTGGTTGGCAACATTAAGCAGAGGAAATAACAGGTATCTGTTAACTGTTGACCTAGTTGTTAGACAGGAGATACATTCCCAGCCAGgggctttctccttttcctttcttaagAATATTCAATCCTGCTTCCAAACTGGTCCCTCAGCCCTAAAGCCTCATCCACCCAGTGTCCTCATATACATAATTGGTTTAGTTTGGGCTTAATAATGTACTACTATGTACTACAATTATCGGCTGAATATGTTCTGTGAGAAatgatacataataataatattccggaaaggtaaaagagagagaaagagggaatagaGAAGAATTGGAAGGAAATAGAAGGGGGGAAAGACTAGAGGTAACgatggaaaaaagaagagaggtagCAGAGagatgaatgaatggagggaaagaagaggaggagagaaggaatgagaaagtaggaagaggagagaaggtagAGATGGGGAGTGCGAAAGACAGATTGATGAAAAGGAGCTGAAATTGGTACAAAAACAggatattgatttatgattgattgattgatttaaaatgCATGTACATGTATGTTATTGATATATTTCAAGGTATGTGTATACTGATACATGGACTGAGTGgtggagaaaaatgaaatatattctcTGAACCCAAACTGGGGTTTATTCAAAAACCAATATTAAACAAAGCAAGGCTTAGCCTATTGTATAAACCCAGTCTCATCAATCCTAGGCAAATTGTGCTATAGCAGGCTGTTGAAACCAAAATCAAAGAGCAAGGGAGGAGAAAAAATTAGTTTTGCCTCACATTTTGtctcaccattgtgcctaccgtctctgtcctactgttctattgtcctcttttatcattactttttatttacaTTGTGTTTATACAAACCActatcctatatatgtttgacaaataaaataaataccgtaaataaattttaatttgtcATGAAGAATATGAATCTTAAGGGAATAATTCTTCTAGCCAAGCATCT
The genomic region above belongs to Erythrolamprus reginae isolate rEryReg1 unplaced genomic scaffold, rEryReg1.hap1 H_1, whole genome shotgun sequence and contains:
- the LOC139155321 gene encoding claudin-4-like, with the protein product MVSAAFQIMGMALSVVGWIGAIITCALPMWKVTAFIGINIVTAQTTWEGLWMNCVVQSTGQMQCKVYDSMLALPQDMQAARALMVISVLLALFGLMVCIVGAKCTNCVEDEDAKARIIIVAGAIFVAAGILCLIPVCWSANTIIREFYSPLIVEAQKRELGSSLYLGWAAAALMILGGGLLCCNCPKKESNNYSARYTSAVSQPRSDYPSKNYV